A window from Flavobacterium gyeonganense encodes these proteins:
- a CDS encoding AAA family ATPase: MDDINTTETEITNENVNFETRLNLAPLLDHVNSIKKEIETVIVGQHKMIDQLLVAILSNGHVLLEGVPGVAKTITAKLLSKTLNIGFSRIQFTPDLMPSDILGTSIFNLKSSEFEFKQGPIFSNLILIDEINRAPAKTQAALFEVMEERQITIDGSAYQLEAPFLVIATQNPIEQEGTYRLPEAQLDRFLFKISVDYPKLDEEIVIIQREHLLQDHGKLEAIKTILSAEEIKRYQALIKQIRVEQNLLEYIARIVVNTRENAFLYLGASPRASIAILNASKGFAAIRGRDFVTPEDIKEAAVPVLQHRVIVSPEREMEGITSAEIIKQIIETVEIPR; encoded by the coding sequence ATGGACGATATCAATACAACAGAAACAGAAATCACAAACGAAAATGTGAATTTTGAAACAAGGCTTAACTTAGCACCACTTTTAGACCACGTTAACAGTATCAAAAAAGAAATTGAAACCGTAATTGTTGGCCAGCACAAAATGATCGATCAATTACTGGTTGCTATTTTATCGAACGGACACGTTTTACTGGAAGGCGTTCCGGGAGTTGCCAAAACTATTACAGCCAAATTATTATCGAAAACACTTAATATTGGCTTTAGCCGAATTCAGTTTACACCAGATTTAATGCCTTCTGATATTTTAGGAACTTCGATTTTTAATTTGAAAAGCTCAGAATTTGAATTCAAGCAAGGGCCTATTTTTTCTAATCTGATTTTAATTGACGAGATCAATCGTGCACCTGCCAAAACGCAGGCAGCTCTTTTTGAGGTTATGGAAGAACGCCAGATAACTATTGACGGTTCTGCTTACCAGCTTGAAGCTCCTTTTTTGGTTATTGCTACACAAAATCCAATTGAACAGGAAGGTACTTACCGTTTGCCTGAAGCACAATTGGACCGTTTTTTATTCAAAATTTCGGTTGATTACCCAAAATTAGACGAAGAGATCGTGATTATTCAGAGAGAACATCTTTTGCAGGATCACGGAAAATTAGAGGCTATTAAAACTATTCTTTCTGCGGAAGAGATAAAACGATATCAGGCCCTGATAAAACAAATAAGAGTGGAACAGAATTTACTGGAGTACATTGCCCGAATTGTGGTAAACACAAGGGAAAATGCCTTTTTATATTTAGGAGCTTCGCCTCGTGCATCAATCGCTATTTTAAATGCTTCGAAAGGCTTTGCTGCTATTCGTGGACGAGATTTTGTAACTCCTGAAGATATTAAGGAAGCAGCAGTTCCTGTATTACAGCACCGTGTAATTGTTAGTCCGGAGCGCGAAATGGAAGGAATTACAAGTGCTGAAATCATCAAACAGATCATTGAAACAGTTGAAATTCCAAGGTAA
- a CDS encoding DUF4350 domain-containing protein encodes MGKSIKIYIAILVLVFALILIAGGNSPKKIDWTPTYSVNDKTPLGLYVFDKEIDGLLKKQKIERVSALTPYEFLDSKYVPDTVVGTYKIKGTFFNITEFAAIDDQSMTELFYFVSHGNNAFLSMKTFPQPLLDSLKIDFRTDFQYSDSTSIWLANKNLGNKKFHLTEGMGSYYFSKIDTLQTTVLGYQANKENQKRINFIKVPYVNGYFYLHTQPAAFSNFHLLKDDHYQYAQSVLSYVPQGDIFWYTKGQNSESISGSPLRYILSQPALKWALYLSLIGILIFILFNAKRKQRIVPILKPLPNLTVDFTKTIGNLYYQEGDHDNIIDKKIIYFLERIRNEYLMDTSKLDDDFVKKLHHKSGKNENDIRELVFLINEHRKSYHGSLEEDLIRINNAIEKVLH; translated from the coding sequence ATGGGTAAATCGATTAAAATTTATATCGCTATTCTGGTTTTGGTTTTTGCCTTAATTTTAATAGCAGGTGGCAATTCTCCTAAAAAAATTGACTGGACTCCGACTTATTCTGTGAATGATAAAACTCCACTTGGATTGTATGTTTTCGATAAAGAAATTGACGGTCTTTTAAAAAAACAAAAGATTGAAAGAGTTTCCGCTTTAACCCCTTATGAGTTCCTCGATTCAAAATATGTTCCGGATACCGTTGTGGGCACGTATAAAATAAAGGGCACTTTTTTTAACATTACAGAATTTGCTGCCATTGATGATCAGTCAATGACGGAGCTTTTTTATTTTGTGTCACATGGAAACAATGCTTTTCTGAGCATGAAAACGTTCCCACAGCCACTTTTAGACAGCTTAAAAATTGACTTCAGAACCGATTTTCAATATTCTGACAGCACCTCAATTTGGCTTGCTAATAAAAATTTAGGGAACAAAAAGTTTCATTTAACTGAAGGCATGGGTTCATACTATTTTTCAAAAATTGATACTTTACAAACCACTGTTTTAGGTTATCAGGCGAATAAGGAAAATCAAAAAAGAATCAATTTCATTAAAGTACCGTATGTAAATGGGTACTTCTATTTACACACTCAGCCAGCCGCTTTTTCTAATTTCCATTTATTAAAAGACGATCATTATCAATATGCTCAAAGTGTCCTTTCTTACGTACCGCAAGGCGATATTTTTTGGTATACAAAAGGGCAAAACAGCGAATCAATCTCAGGTTCTCCGCTTCGTTATATTTTAAGTCAGCCTGCTTTAAAATGGGCTTTATACTTATCTTTAATCGGAATATTGATATTTATCCTTTTTAATGCCAAACGAAAACAAAGGATAGTCCCGATACTAAAACCATTACCTAATTTAACAGTTGATTTTACCAAAACCATCGGAAATTTATATTATCAGGAAGGTGATCATGATAATATTATTGATAAAAAAATCATTTATTTTCTGGAAAGGATCCGTAATGAATATTTGATGGACACATCTAAATTAGATGATGATTTCGTCAAAAAACTGCATCATAAGTCCGGAAAAAATGAAAATGACATCAGAGAACTTGTATTTTTAATCAACGAACACCGAAAAAGTTACCACGGAAGCCTTGAAGAAGATTTAATCCGGATCAATAATGCTATAGAGAAAGTTTTACATTAA
- a CDS encoding DUF4129 domain-containing protein yields MSAQDTLVKTEPPKVASVKYAESDIYVDSDTIEAKTFPKNFKKKYTDSDFVYEQKTPEKNWWDHFKEWLADVLNEIFTFKNPQASLNFVAILLKILAVLIVVFVIYLIVKALIGKEGKWIFSKEAKQKVVHYSDIEKNIHLLDFEKLIKESIEKGEKRIAIRYYYLWLLKVMAKNRYIEWDIEKTNSDYLNEIKNPAHKDEFTYLSYVYNYIWYGEFEINERMFEKAENRFKNAIKTFNHG; encoded by the coding sequence ATGAGTGCGCAGGATACTTTGGTTAAAACTGAGCCTCCAAAAGTCGCGTCAGTAAAATATGCTGAGTCTGATATTTATGTCGATTCAGATACTATAGAGGCTAAAACATTTCCGAAAAATTTCAAAAAAAAATATACCGACAGTGATTTTGTTTACGAACAAAAAACACCTGAAAAAAATTGGTGGGATCATTTTAAAGAATGGCTTGCAGACGTCCTTAATGAAATTTTTACTTTTAAAAACCCGCAGGCATCACTTAATTTTGTAGCAATTTTACTTAAAATACTGGCCGTACTAATTGTGGTTTTTGTAATTTATCTGATTGTAAAGGCTCTGATCGGAAAGGAAGGAAAATGGATTTTCAGTAAGGAAGCGAAACAAAAAGTAGTTCATTACTCCGATATTGAAAAAAATATCCACCTTCTGGATTTCGAAAAACTCATTAAGGAATCTATTGAAAAAGGAGAAAAAAGAATTGCCATTCGATACTATTACTTATGGTTGTTAAAAGTAATGGCCAAAAATCGTTACATCGAATGGGATATTGAAAAAACCAATTCCGATTATTTAAACGAAATCAAAAACCCTGCTCATAAAGACGAATTCACCTATTTGTCATACGTGTATAACTATATTTGGTATGGCGAATTTGAAATTAACGAAAGAATGTTCGAAAAAGCAGAAAACCGTTTTAAAAATGCAATAAAAACCTTTAACCATGGGTAA
- a CDS encoding RDD family protein, with protein MSELSINTTQNVKINFIAASAGERIGSYFIDLVIKIAYGIVVYLIFFNWLNLDLLFKNLDQWSVGTILLGFYFPVMIYSLTLESIFEGQTIGKKLNKIKVVKIDGYQAGFGDYLMRWFFRLIDISIFNGIIALITVVSSKKGQRLGDMVAGTSVITLKNKINISHTILEEIEETYVPTYPLVIKLSDNDMRIIKETFLRAEAKNDYEIIYKLVHKIENVTGIKNQSIGDPTGFIRTVLKDYNFYTQNM; from the coding sequence ATGTCAGAATTATCTATAAACACAACACAAAATGTCAAAATAAATTTTATCGCCGCTTCTGCAGGCGAGCGAATTGGTTCTTATTTTATCGATTTGGTGATCAAAATAGCCTATGGGATAGTGGTTTACCTGATTTTTTTCAATTGGCTCAATCTGGATCTTTTATTTAAAAATTTAGATCAGTGGTCTGTGGGGACAATTCTTTTAGGATTTTATTTCCCGGTTATGATTTATTCGCTTACTCTTGAAAGCATTTTTGAAGGACAAACGATAGGAAAAAAACTGAACAAAATAAAAGTGGTTAAAATTGACGGATATCAGGCAGGATTTGGGGACTATTTGATGAGATGGTTTTTTAGATTGATAGATATTTCGATTTTTAACGGAATTATAGCTCTCATTACTGTAGTTTCAAGTAAAAAAGGGCAGAGGCTTGGCGATATGGTTGCAGGGACTTCAGTAATTACCCTGAAAAATAAAATTAATATCAGCCATACCATTTTAGAAGAAATAGAAGAAACCTATGTGCCAACCTATCCTCTCGTTATTAAATTGTCAGACAATGATATGCGTATCATAAAGGAAACATTTTTAAGGGCTGAAGCCAAAAATGATTATGAGATTATTTATAAATTAGTTCATAAAATTGAAAATGTCACCGGAATCAAAAATCAGTCCATTGGAGATCCCACAGGTTTTATCCGTACTGTTTTGAAAGATTATAATTTCTATACTCAGAATATGTAA
- a CDS encoding trimeric intracellular cation channel family protein → MFNLLDIIGTMAFAMSGALTAMHKKLDPFGVFIIAFVTAVGGGTLRDVLIGRTPVTWMLDLKYVYVIILGFILAILFRKKFDKLRTSLFLFDTIGLGVFTLIGLEKGITIGLHPVICIALGTMTACFGGVIRDILCTEIPTIFRREIYATICIFGGIVFFALRSLDLDNDILYLTTSVVIISVRLLAVKFKWYLPAFDHK, encoded by the coding sequence ATGTTCAACCTTTTAGACATTATTGGTACAATGGCGTTTGCAATGTCAGGAGCTTTAACGGCCATGCATAAAAAACTGGATCCGTTTGGTGTTTTTATCATTGCCTTTGTTACGGCAGTCGGTGGCGGAACGCTTCGTGATGTTTTAATAGGAAGAACTCCTGTGACCTGGATGCTGGATTTAAAATATGTGTATGTAATTATTTTAGGGTTTATTTTGGCAATTCTTTTCAGGAAAAAATTTGACAAACTCCGTACCTCACTATTTTTATTTGACACCATCGGCTTGGGAGTTTTTACCTTAATCGGACTTGAAAAAGGCATTACAATTGGCCTGCATCCGGTCATTTGTATTGCATTAGGAACAATGACCGCTTGTTTTGGCGGAGTAATTCGGGATATTTTATGTACTGAAATCCCAACCATTTTCAGAAGGGAAATTTATGCCACGATTTGTATTTTTGGTGGAATTGTATTTTTTGCATTGCGAAGTTTAGATTTAGATAATGATATTTTATATTTAACGACTTCAGTTGTTATAATTTCGGTTCGGTTACTAGCTGTAAAATTCAAATGGTATTTACCGGCATTCGATCATAAATAA
- a CDS encoding FemAB family protein produces MNKYTVKKYTENDYKIWNDFIAQAKNATFLFHRDFMEYHKDRFEDYSLMVFEGEKLVAVLPANISEKMLYSHQGLTYGGLVFSSKFKAEKVELILDEILFFIKKNAIDTFYYKPVPGFYFSKGNEEIDFFLIKKGALLEKKEMNLAVNLTIPLEISKSKLKHFRRIENLHLKIIEEQNLYPFWEKVLEPRLAEKHNARPVHTKEEITLLKKSFPENIRQFSIYNESEIIAGITVFETEKIVKSQYGATTKKGEEVRALDFLFINLIEKYKSEGKCFFDMGIVVDNNEKGYNAGLLKQKEELGCSVFNQDFYKMSIK; encoded by the coding sequence TTGAATAAATATACCGTAAAAAAATATACCGAAAACGATTATAAAATATGGAATGACTTTATTGCTCAGGCCAAAAATGCCACGTTTCTTTTTCATCGGGATTTTATGGAATATCACAAAGATCGTTTTGAGGATTATTCCCTAATGGTTTTTGAAGGAGAAAAACTCGTTGCTGTTTTGCCGGCTAATATATCAGAAAAAATGCTGTATTCACATCAGGGACTGACTTATGGTGGGTTAGTGTTTTCTTCTAAATTCAAAGCAGAAAAAGTAGAATTGATTTTAGATGAAATTTTATTTTTTATAAAAAAAAATGCAATTGATACTTTTTACTATAAACCAGTTCCAGGTTTTTATTTTTCGAAAGGGAATGAGGAAATAGATTTCTTTTTAATTAAGAAAGGCGCTTTGTTAGAGAAAAAGGAAATGAATCTGGCAGTGAATTTGACAATTCCATTAGAAATATCCAAAAGTAAATTGAAACATTTCAGAAGAATCGAAAATCTTCATTTGAAAATTATTGAAGAACAAAATCTGTATCCTTTTTGGGAGAAAGTTTTAGAGCCAAGATTAGCAGAAAAACATAATGCAAGGCCTGTTCATACAAAAGAAGAAATTACGTTATTGAAGAAAAGTTTTCCTGAAAATATTAGACAATTTTCAATTTATAATGAAAGTGAAATTATTGCCGGAATTACTGTCTTTGAGACAGAAAAGATTGTGAAGTCGCAATATGGGGCTACAACAAAAAAAGGAGAAGAAGTAAGAGCGCTGGATTTTTTATTCATTAATTTAATTGAAAAATATAAAAGTGAAGGAAAATGTTTTTTTGACATGGGAATTGTAGTAGATAATAACGAAAAAGGCTATAATGCTGGACTTTTAAAACAGAAAGAAGAGTTAGGGTGTTCAGTCTTTAACCAGGATTTTTATAAAATGAGTATTAAATGA
- a CDS encoding O-antigen translocase — protein MNPIKKIIETDLFKITSLNSLSVLLKIGIGLITSKLLAVFVGPSGMALVGNLRNFSSSLESITTLGFQNGVVKYVAEHKNDKSQLQKIIATAFISLLFVAVVSSFILFFLAGFWNRQIFGNNFDYQIIFKAIALVLPWYAISVFLLSVINGLGKFKEVIWINITGNAIGLLVSVYMIWNYKTLGALLSIVISPSLLFFVTFYFISKELSLSSIIKFRNFDFDTIKKLSSYSLMALVSSVLGPLVYLVIRKNVIDVVGLEQAGFWETMTRISTYYMMFITTILSVYFFPKLSIAKNNKETQSIFLTFYKNILPLFVLAVTVIYFARFFIVKFLFTPDFLPVTTLFFWQLTGDILKSAAWVLGFQFFAKKMTKAFILSEIASLTVLYFLSHYFVVVFGIQGIVMAQALDNFIYLLGLAFYFRKSLFG, from the coding sequence TTGAACCCTATAAAAAAAATAATAGAAACAGATCTGTTTAAAATTACCTCTTTAAACAGTCTGAGTGTATTATTGAAAATTGGGATAGGATTGATTACCTCAAAATTACTGGCTGTTTTTGTTGGTCCCAGCGGAATGGCTTTGGTCGGCAATCTTCGAAATTTTTCATCATCGTTAGAAAGTATTACGACTCTTGGCTTTCAAAATGGGGTTGTAAAATATGTAGCAGAACACAAAAATGATAAATCACAACTTCAAAAAATAATTGCGACGGCATTTATCAGCTTATTATTTGTTGCTGTTGTTTCAAGCTTTATTTTGTTCTTCTTAGCAGGGTTTTGGAACAGACAAATTTTTGGAAATAATTTTGATTATCAAATAATTTTTAAAGCGATAGCTTTAGTGTTACCCTGGTATGCAATTTCGGTTTTTTTGCTTTCAGTTATTAATGGCCTGGGAAAGTTTAAGGAAGTAATTTGGATAAACATCACAGGGAATGCAATAGGTTTGTTGGTTTCAGTTTATATGATTTGGAATTATAAAACCCTGGGAGCTTTGCTTTCGATAGTAATTTCACCTTCATTATTGTTTTTTGTTACGTTTTACTTCATCAGCAAAGAGCTTAGTCTTTCATCAATAATTAAATTTCGCAATTTTGATTTTGATACTATAAAAAAATTATCATCATATTCCCTTATGGCTTTGGTCTCCTCTGTGTTAGGACCATTGGTTTATTTGGTCATTCGAAAAAATGTAATTGATGTGGTTGGATTGGAGCAAGCCGGTTTTTGGGAAACGATGACCAGGATTTCAACTTATTATATGATGTTTATTACGACAATTTTAAGTGTGTATTTTTTTCCGAAATTGTCAATAGCCAAAAATAACAAAGAGACACAAAGTATTTTCCTGACTTTTTATAAAAATATTTTACCACTATTTGTACTTGCAGTAACCGTTATTTATTTTGCCCGGTTTTTTATTGTAAAATTCCTCTTTACTCCTGATTTTTTGCCGGTTACGACTTTGTTTTTTTGGCAATTAACGGGCGATATTCTAAAATCTGCAGCATGGGTTTTAGGATTTCAGTTTTTTGCAAAAAAAATGACTAAAGCTTTTATTCTTTCAGAAATAGCTTCACTTACTGTTTTGTATTTTTTGAGTCATTATTTTGTTGTAGTATTCGGTATACAGGGAATCGTTATGGCTCAGGCTTTAGATAATTTTATTTACCTGTTGGGTTTAGCTTTTTATTTTAGGAAAAGTTTGTTTGGATAG